A stretch of DNA from Deinococcus seoulensis:
TACCTCGCCTTCGACCACCTCGCGCGGCTCGGGCACCGCCACCTGGGCTTCATCGTCCCGCACGGCGCCACCGACGACGACCAGCCCCAGCGCAAGGAAAACTGGTACGCCACCCTGCGCGGCTACCGGCGCGCCCGGCAGGAACACGACCTGCACGTGGAACTCGAACCGGCCGTGCTGAACATCGAAGACGGCCACCGCGCCGCGTTGCGCCTGACCGCCCGCGCGCCGCGGGTCACGGGCATCGTCGCGTCCGGGCACACCCAGGTGGGCGTGCTGCGCGCCCTGTACTCGCAGGGCCGCCGCGTGCCCGACGACTGCTCGGTCGTGGGCGTCACCACCGCCCAGATCGCCGAGTGGACCATCCCGCGCCTGACCAGCGTGGACCTGCCGCTGCGCGAGATGAGCGTCACGGCCAGCGAACTGCTGCTGCGCAAGGTCGGCGGCGAGGCCGTCACCGAACAGGTGCTGTTCCCCGCGTACCTGATCGACCGCGAGAGCACCGCGCCCCCCAGAACTGCCCAGCCTGAATCCACCTGAGCCTGCTTCCTGCCTGCCGCCCGGTTCAGCCGCTTGGTGGCCGGGTCAGGCGGGCGCGCAGGGTGCGCTGCAACATGACCGGGTAGGCGTGCAGGACCACCGTGAGCAGCAGGTGCCACAGCGCGACCGTCCAGGCGCGGCGGCGCGCGGCCAGCGCGGCCACCAGCAGGCCCAGGCTGCCGATCAGCAGGTGATTGGTCTCCGCCTCGCGGCCCGCGCGTTCCAGGCGGGTCAGCGCGGCGCGGCCCGTGAATCCCACCGACTCGCGCCGCAGCCGCTCCCACCCGAGCCGCCGCAGCAGGCGCATGTACCCGTACACGCCGGCGCGGCGGTACAGCGCCGCCTCCCCCGGACGCACCCGGAACCACGCCCCACTCAGCTCCGGCTGCGTGGCGGGCAGGGCGTCCACCGACCAGCGCATCAGGCCCGCGTGCAGCACTATGGCCGTGACCGGACTGCGCGGGCCGGTCAGGCGGGCCGAGAGCGCCGCGCCGCCCAGCGCGGCCAGCAGGCCCACACCCAGGCGGGCCGCAGCGGGCGCGGGAGGTCGTTTCATACGGACTCCGATTGAATGGGCTGCAAAGACCATTCAATCCGAGCGGATGCGAGTGGGAGAGGAAGCGGGCTGCCGGACGTGGAGCTGGCAATCCGGTGAAGTTCCGGATTGTCAGCGAACCAGACGGCAGTCCGTATCACGCCGCCGAGCATAGCGCCCCCGCCCCCATCCGCCCCCGCCCGCACCGTCATTCCCTCACGCGCAGGCTCTACCCTGCGGGGCGTGAACCCCGGTGACCTGCTGACCCTGGCGTGGCGCGGCCTGACCCGCCGCCCGGCCCGCACCCTCCTGACCACGCTGGGCCTGAGTGTCGCCGTGGCCGGCATGGTGCTGTTCCTGTCGCTGGGCGAGGGCGTGCGTCAGGTGTTCACCGGGCAGTTCCGCAGCGTCGGCCCGGACATTCAACTCACCCTCAACGGCGCCGGGAGCGGCCTGCTGCCCCCCGCGAACCTGGACGCCGCGCTCGCCTCGCAGGTGCGGGCGGCCGCCGCGCCGCTGGGCGCCACGCAGGTCACGCCGGTCGTGACGGTCCTGAAGCAGGCGCTGGATCCCGCCCAGAGCGCTGTGTACTACGGCCTGCCCGCCGCGCAGGGCATCGGGGCACTGTTCCAGGGCCTGACGGTCACGCAGGGCCGCGCCCTGACCGCCGCCGACGAGAACCGCGCGGTGGCCGTGCTGGGCGCCAGCGCCGCCCGCAACGCCGGGGTGGGCGTGGGCGGCCGCGTGGACGTGCTGGGAACCCCGGTGCGCGTGATCGGCATTCTGGGCGGCGGGCACGCCCTGAACGACACCTTCACCTTCCTGCCCATCGGCACGCTGCAACGTGCCGCCCGCACGCCGGGGCGGGTGTCGCTGATCGCCGTCACCCTGCGCGACCCGGCCCGCGCCAGGAGCGCCGCGCAGACCCTCTCCGCGCAACTGAAACTGGAAGCGCAGACGCGCGGCGACGTGCTGGCCGTCGTGGACCGCGCGCTGCGCGTCACGGACGCCGCCCGCTTCGGGCTGTCCCTCGTGGCGCTGATCGTGGGCGGGCTGGCCGTGGCGAACACCGTCAGCATGAGCGTGTTCGAACGCGTGCGGGAATTCGGGACGCTGCGGGCCATCGGCGCGCGCCCCGCCCTGATCCGCGCGCTGGTCCTGACCGAGGGGCTGCTGCTGTCCGCGCTGGCCGGCTTGACCGGCCTGCTCGCCGGACTGGCCGGGAACGCCGCCGTGAACGCCTACACCCGCGCCCTGGCCGGATTCGACGGCGCCGCCCTGACCGTCCCGCTGGCCCTGACCGCCCTGGCCGTCAGCGTCAGTCTGGGCGTGCTGTCCGCCCTGATTCCCGCGCGCACCGCGGGCCGCCTGCCAGTCGTGCAGGCCCTGAGCCGCCTGTGACCCGGCCGCATATGACCCAGCCGCGCGTGACCCAGCCGCATATGGCCCGCGCGTGACCCGCTTCCCGGCCGCCCTGCACGACCCCCGCGCTCTACTGGAAGGCGCGTTCCGGCACGCCCTGCACGCCGCGTCGCCCGGCCACCTGCTGGCCCCGCACCTGACCGCCCCCACCGCGCGCGAACCCGCCCCGGACCTGATCCTCTCGGTCGGGAAGGCCAGCGTCCCCATGGCCCGCGCCGCCCTGAACGCCTACCCGGACACACCGACCCTGATCGTCACGCCACACGGCCCCCCGGACCCACAACCCTGGCCCGCACAGGTCGAGGTGATCCACGCCGGGCATCCCCTCCCCGACGACGCCAGCGTCCGCGCCGGTCACGCCGCCCTGACCCGCATGCGCGCCCTGCGAGCCGACCAGGCGGCGCTGGTCCTGATCTCCGGCGGAGGCAGCGCCCTGCTGTGCGCCCCGGACGGCGTGACCCTGGCGCACAAGCAGGCCCTCACGGACGCCCTGCTGCGCTCCGGGGCGGACATCCACGAGATCAACACCGTCCGCAAGCACCTGTCGGCCGTCAAGGGTGGCCGCCTCGCGCAGGCCACCGCCGCCCGCGTCCGCACCCTGCTGCTCTCAGACGTGGTTGGCGACCCGCCTGGCATGATCGCCAGCGGCCCCACCACGCCCGACCCGACCACCCACGCGGACGCCCTGCGCGTCCTGGACCGCTATCACCTGAGCGCACCGGAGGCCCGCGCGCACCTCACGTCCGGCGCGCCCGACACGCCCGCCCACCTGCCACGCGCTTCGCAGCAGGTGATCGGCAGCAACCGCACCCTGCTGGACGCTGCCGCCCGGTACCTGCGCGACCAGGGCGTGAAGACCGTGATCCTGGGCGACACCTTCACCGGCGAGGCCCGCGCCCTGGCCGCCTTCCACGCGCAGATCATCCGCAGCGTCCAGCGGCACGGCACGCCGTTCACGCCACCCGTGGTGCTGCTCTCCGGAGGCGAGGCGACCGTCACGCTCGGCCCGGACGCCGGACGCGGAGGCCGCAACCAGGAATTCGCGCTGGCCCTCCTGACCGAACTCG
This window harbors:
- a CDS encoding LacI family DNA-binding transcriptional regulator, which codes for MPTIKDVAAHAGVSASTVHYALNGKRSISPEVRQRVLDAVQALNYSASAVAQRLREHRSYSLGLIAPELPASDAAMMEILTATAATASAADHTLGIYLNQAPDQILGLLRAQHVDGVILIETAHHDPRIEALRHAPHPFVLIGQTGDMTGLTTVDFDFEQAFYLAFDHLARLGHRHLGFIVPHGATDDDQPQRKENWYATLRGYRRARQEHDLHVELEPAVLNIEDGHRAALRLTARAPRVTGIVASGHTQVGVLRALYSQGRRVPDDCSVVGVTTAQIAEWTIPRLTSVDLPLREMSVTASELLLRKVGGEAVTEQVLFPAYLIDRESTAPPRTAQPEST
- a CDS encoding glycosyl-4,4'-diaponeurosporenoate acyltransferase CrtO family protein, yielding MKRPPAPAAARLGVGLLAALGGAALSARLTGPRSPVTAIVLHAGLMRWSVDALPATQPELSGAWFRVRPGEAALYRRAGVYGYMRLLRRLGWERLRRESVGFTGRAALTRLERAGREAETNHLLIGSLGLLVAALAARRRAWTVALWHLLLTVVLHAYPVMLQRTLRARLTRPPSG
- a CDS encoding ABC transporter permease, which produces MNPGDLLTLAWRGLTRRPARTLLTTLGLSVAVAGMVLFLSLGEGVRQVFTGQFRSVGPDIQLTLNGAGSGLLPPANLDAALASQVRAAAAPLGATQVTPVVTVLKQALDPAQSAVYYGLPAAQGIGALFQGLTVTQGRALTAADENRAVAVLGASAARNAGVGVGGRVDVLGTPVRVIGILGGGHALNDTFTFLPIGTLQRAARTPGRVSLIAVTLRDPARARSAAQTLSAQLKLEAQTRGDVLAVVDRALRVTDAARFGLSLVALIVGGLAVANTVSMSVFERVREFGTLRAIGARPALIRALVLTEGLLLSALAGLTGLLAGLAGNAAVNAYTRALAGFDGAALTVPLALTALAVSVSLGVLSALIPARTAGRLPVVQALSRL
- a CDS encoding glycerate kinase type-2 family protein → MTRFPAALHDPRALLEGAFRHALHAASPGHLLAPHLTAPTAREPAPDLILSVGKASVPMARAALNAYPDTPTLIVTPHGPPDPQPWPAQVEVIHAGHPLPDDASVRAGHAALTRMRALRADQAALVLISGGGSALLCAPDGVTLAHKQALTDALLRSGADIHEINTVRKHLSAVKGGRLAQATAARVRTLLLSDVVGDPPGMIASGPTTPDPTTHADALRVLDRYHLSAPEARAHLTSGAPDTPAHLPRASQQVIGSNRTLLDAAARYLRDQGVKTVILGDTFTGEARALAAFHAQIIRSVQRHGTPFTPPVVLLSGGEATVTLGPDAGRGGRNQEFALALLTELARAGLPGVHALSAGSDGRDGSSPGTGAFLTPDSLSRAAHLGLDPLRHLTRHDAHTFFQALGDVLHTGLTGHNLNDLRAVVLP